From a region of the Lactuca sativa cultivar Salinas chromosome 4, Lsat_Salinas_v11, whole genome shotgun sequence genome:
- the LOC111907833 gene encoding uncharacterized protein LOC111907833: MMGVSIQLLMDLTIAGMSLMIGFGIFAFVASILCSAVFFHSAKAQ; encoded by the coding sequence ATGATGGGAGTGAGTATACAACTGTTAATGGATTTAACTATCGCTGGTATGTCGCTGATGATCGGATTTGGGATTTTCGCTTTTGTTGCTTCGATTCTCTGTTCTGCAGTGTTCTTTCACAGCGCTAAGGCTCAGTAA